From a region of the Theobroma cacao cultivar B97-61/B2 chromosome 8, Criollo_cocoa_genome_V2, whole genome shotgun sequence genome:
- the LOC18591703 gene encoding cyclin-B2-4: MAGSDENNPGVIGPSHLQGGLRAREGGKFVAATGQNRRALSTINRNVIGAPSYPCAVNKRPLSERNAVCNKIPPIPAHRPITRKFAAQMANKQQNKPEEVKKSLQSVPVSNESEDCTIIDVDDPKASSDSDVPMFVQHTEAMLEEIDRMEEVEMEDVDEEPFLDIDICDKKNPLAVVEYIDDLYKFYRKAECTGCVPPNYMALQCDINERMRGILIDWLIEVHYKFELMEETLYLTVNLIDRFLAVQQVVRKKLQLVGVTAMLLACKYEEVSVPVVEDLILISDKAYSRKEVLDMEKLMINTLQFNLSFPTPYVFMRRFLKAAQSNKKLELLSFFMIELCLVEYEMLKFPPSLLAAAAIFTAQCTISGSKNWTKTSEWYTAYSEEQLTDCSRMMVTFHQKAGTGKLTGVHRKYSTSKYGYAAKTEPATFLLEARF; encoded by the exons ATGGCTGGATCGGATGAGAACAATCCTGGAGTCATCGGACCCTCACATCTTCAAG GGGGTTTGCGTGCCAGAGAAGGTGGGAAGTTTGTGGCGGCGACTGGGCAGAATCGAAGAGCATTGAGCACCATTAATCGGAACGTAATTGGAGCTCCATCTTACCCTTGTGCAGTGAACAAGAGACCTTTATCTGA AAGAAATGCAGTCTGTAATAAGATCCCACCCATACCTGCGCATAGACCAATTACTAG AAAGTTTGCTGCCCAGATGGCTAACAAGCAGCAAAACAAACCTGAG GAAGTAAAGAAGTCACTCCAGTCAGTACCAGTTTCAAATGAATCTGAAGATTGCACCATTATAGATGTGGACGACCCTAAGGCAAGTAGTGACTCCGATGTGCCAATGTTTGTGCAACACACAGAAGCTATGCTGGAGGAGATTGACCGGATG GAGGAGGTTGAGATGGAAGACGTGGATGAAGAGCCTTTTTTGGACATTGATATTTGTGACAAAAAGAATCCCCTTGCAGTTGTTGAGTACATTGATGATTTATACAAATTCTACAGGAAAGCAGAG TGTACTGGTTGTGTTCCTCCAAATTATATGGCGCTGCAATGTGACATTAACGAGAGGATGAGAGGTATCCTTATTGACTGGCTGATAGAG GTTCACTACAAGTTTGAACTGATGGAGGAGACCTTATATCTGACAGTAAATCTAATCGATAGATTTTTAGCAGTTCAACAAGTAGTGAGAAAGAAACTTCAGCTGGTTGGAGTAACAGCCATGCTTCTTGCCTGCAAATATGAAGAAGTTTCTGTTCCTGTTGTAGAGGATCTGATTCTGATTTCTGACAAGGCCTACAGCAGGAAAGAAGTGCTTGATATG GAGAAACTGATGATCAATACCTTACAATTCAATCTATCTTTTCCTACACCGTATGTGTTTATGAGGAGATTTCTCAAAGCCGCTCAATCTAACAAGAAG CTTGAGCTTCTGTCGTTCTTCATGATCGAGCTTTGCCTAGTTGAATATGAAATGCTCAAGTTTCCACCTTCTTTATTAGCTGCTGCTGCTATTTTCACTGCTCAGTGTACTATTAGTGGGTCTAAGAATTGGACCAAGACCAGTGAGTGGTATACTGCCTACTCGGAAGAGCAGCTTAC GGATTGCTCAAGAATGATGGTTACTTTCCATCAGAAGGCCGGGACAGGGAAACTTACAGGTGTACACAGGAAGTACAGTACATCTAAGTATGGTTATGCTGCAAAAACTGAGCCAGCAACTTTTCTCTTGGAGGCTAGATTCTAG
- the LOC18591704 gene encoding U-box domain-containing protein 15 has product MAMDGERDGDGEDGGAETMEEENEPNSPNAREETVDLVQESVSLIEYAARFGDYRRTQRRECYNLVRRMKILLPLFDEIRDLGSPITQNGIVSLSKLNKALRFARKLLKTCNEGSKIYLALETETMMIKFHTVYEKLSQALDELPFDELEVSDEVREQVELMQTQLSRARKRTDTQDIELAVDLMVVSSKTDETNADIAIIERLAKKLDLHSVEDLKIESISVRNLAKERGQTSESTQQIIELLNKFKQILGMEVTNILDDPVMPKMLVKSQSLIIPPEFLCPITLELMSDPVVVASGQTFERESIQKWFDSNHRTCPKTRQTLDHLSLAPNYALKNLITEWCEKNNFKVPKKEDLASSEGSSAEHIEKISFLVGELSSSQLEVQRTAVKDIRMLSKENPENRILFAKCGAIPPLVQLLSYPDSIIQEHAVTALLNLSIDESNRKLITNEEAIPAIIEILQNGSMESRENSAAALFSLSMLPENKVTIALAGGIPPLVDLLQNGTIRGKRDAATALFNLSLNHANKARAIDAGIVPPLLLFLEDRNLDMVDEALSIFLTLAEHPEGRHEIGQLSFIETLVDFIKDGTPKNKECATSLLLSLGSSNSSHTLAALQFGVYEHLIEISQSGTIRARRKANALLQLMSKSEQIP; this is encoded by the exons ATGGCGATGGACGGAGAGAGAGATGGAGATGGTGAAGATGGAGGCGCGGAGACCATGGAGGAAGAGAATGAACCGAATTCACCAAACGCGCGAGAGGAAACTGTTGATTTGGTTCAGGAATCAGTGAGCCTGATTGAATATGCTGCTCGGTTTGGAGATTACCGAAGGACGCAGAGAAGAGAATGTTACAACCTCGTCAGGCGTATGAAGATTTTGTTGCCATTATTCGATGAGATTCGGGACCTTGGTTCCCCGATTACCCAGAACGGCATCGTTTCTTTGTCAAAGTTGAATAAAGCACTTCGTTTCGCAAGGAAACTACTGAAAACTTGCAATGAGGGTAGCAAGATTTATCTG GCGTTGGAGACTGAGACTATGATGATCAAATTTCACACtgtttatgaaaaattaagcCAGGCTTTGGATGAGTTGCCTTTCGATGAACTTGAGGTTTCTGACGAAGTGAGGGAACAG GTTGAGCTAATGCAAACACAATTAAGTCGAGCTAGAAAGAGAACAGATACACAGGATATAGAACTTGCAGTAGATTTGATGGTGGTATCCTCAAAAACTGATGAAACGAATGCTGATATAGCCATAATAGAAAGGCTAGCCAAAAAGCTAGATCTGCATTCCGTGGAGGACTTGAAGATAGAAAGTATATCTGTGAGGAATCTTGCTAAAGAAAGAGGCCAAACTTCAGAGTCTACACAGCAAATCATAGAACTTCTCAACAAATTCAAGCAAATATTAGGCATGGAAGTGACAAATATCCTTGATGATCCTGTCATGCCTAAAATGTTGGTGAAGTCCCAATCTTTAATAATTCCTCCTGAGTTCCTCTGTCCAATCACACTTGAATTAATGTCAGATCCTGTTGTTGTTGCAAGTGGACAG ACATTTGAAAGAGAAAGCATACAGAAGTGGTTTGATTCTAACCATCGCACCTGCCCAAAGACCAGGCAGACTCTAGATCACTTGTCACTGGCGCCAAATTATGCCCTCAAAAACCTGATCACCGAATGGTGTGAGAAGAACAATTTCAAGGTCCCCAAGAAAGAGGATCTTGCATCTTCCGAGGGCTCGTCTGCAGAACACATAGAGaaaatctcatttttggtTGGGGAACTATCTTCCAGTCAATTAGAAGTGCAGAGAACGGCAGTAAAGGATATTCGTATGCTTTCCAAAGAGAACCCAGAGAACAGAATTTTGTTTGCTAAATGTGGAGCGATCCCACCACTGGTGCAGCTGCTGTCCTATCCAGATTCTATAATACAAGAGCATGCTGTGACAGCCCTGTTGAATCTATCCATCGATGAGTCTAATAGGAAGCTCATAACTAATGAAGAAGCAATACCAGCTATAATCGAAATCTTGCAAAATGGAAGTATGGAGTCAAGAGAGAACTCTGCAGCAGCTTTATTCAGCTTGTCAATGCTTCCCGAAAACAAAGTAACAATAGCTCTGGCAGGTGGCATTCCCCCACTGGTAGATTTGTTGCAGAACGGGACGATTAGAGGTAAAAGAGATGCTGCCACCGCACTGTTCAACTTATCTCTCAACCATGCAAACAAGGCCAGGGCCATTGATGCTGGTATTGTACCACCTTTACTGCTGTTTCTCGAGGACAGGAACCTGGACATGGTTGATGAGGCCCTCTCCATCTTCTTAACTCTTGCAGAGCACCCGGAAGGGCGACATGAGATCGGTCAGCTTTCATTCATTGAAACTCTGGTTGACTTCATCAAAGATGGCACCCCTAAGAACAAGGAGTGTGCAACCTCGCTTCTTCTTTCGTTGGGTTCGAGTAATTCATCTCACACTCTTGCAGCCCTTCAGTTTGGTGTGTACGAGCATTTGATTGAGATCTCCCAGAGTGGAACAATAAGAGCACGGAGGAAAGCAAATGCGCTTTTACAGCTTATGAGCAAGTCTGAACAAATTCCATAA
- the LOC18591705 gene encoding catalase isozyme 1, with translation MDPYKYRPSSAFNSPFWTTNSGAPVWNNNSSLTVGPRGPILLEDYHLVEKLANFDRERIPERVVHARGASAKGFFEVTHDISHLTCADFLRAPGVQTPVIVRFSTVIHERGSPETLRDPRGFAVKFYTREGNFDLVGNNFPVFFVRDGMKFPDMVHALKPNPKSHIQENWRILDFFSHHPESLHMFTFLFDDLGVPQDYRHMEGSGVNTYTLINKAGKAHYVKFHWKPTCGVKCLLEEEAIKVGGANHSHATQDLYDSIAAGNYPEWKLFIQTMDPDHEDRFDFDPLDVTKTWPEDILPLQPVGRLVLNKNIDNFFAENEQLAFCPAIVVPGIYYSDDKLLQTRIFSYADTQRHRLGPNYLLLPPNAPKCAHHNNHHEGFMNFMHRDEEINYFPSRYDPVRHAERFPIPPAVCSGRREKCIIEKENNFKQPGERYRSWAPDRQERFICRWVDALSDPRVTHEIRSIWITYWSQACKSLGQKLASRLNVKPNI, from the exons ATGGATCCCTACAAG TACCGCCCATCAAGTGCTTTCAATTCCCCATTCTGGACAACTAATTCTGGTGCGCCAGTTTGGAACAACAACTCATCACTCACTGTCGGACCCAGAG GTCCAATTCTCCTTGAGGACTATCATCTGGTGGAGAAGCTTGCCAACTTTGATAGGGAGCGGATTCCAGAACGTGTTGTCCATGCTAGGGGAGCCAGTGCAAAGGGTTTCTTTGAGGTCACCCATGACATTTCTCACCTTACATGTGCAGATTTTCTGCGAGCCCCTGGAGTTCAGACCCCTGTTATTGTACGTTTCTCAACTGTCATCCATGAGCGTGGAAGCCCCGAAACCCTGAGGGACCCTCGTGGTTTTGCAGTGAAGTTTTACACCCGAGAG GGTAATTTTGATCTTGTCGGAAACAATTTCCCCGTCTTCTTTGTTCGTGATGGAATGAAATTCCCTGATATGGTCCATGCTCTTAAACCCAACCCTAAGTCTCACATCCAGGAGAACTGGAGGATCCTTGATTTCTTCTCGCACCATCCTGAGAGCTTGCACATGTTTACTTTCCTCTTTGATGATTTGGGTGTTCCACAAGATTACAGACACATGGAAGGTTCTGGTGTGAACACCTATACTCTGATCAACAAGGCTGGAAAAGCACACTATGTGAAATTCCATTGGAAACCCACTTGTGGGGTCAAATGCTTGCTGGAAGAAGAGGCAATCAAGGTTGGAGGAGCTAATCATAGCCATGCCACTCAGGATCTCTATGACTCAATTGCAGCTGGAAACTATCCTGAGTGGAAGCTTTTCATCCAGACAATGGATCCTGACCATGAAGACAGATTCGACTTTGACCCACTTGATGTGACCAAGACCTGGCCTGAGGACATCTTGCCCCTGCAGCCTGTTGGGCGCTTGGTGTTGAATAAGAACATTGACAACTTCTTTGCCGAAAATGAACAGCTTGCATTTTGCCCTGCCATTGTGGTTCCTGGAATCTACTACTCAGATGATAAGTTGCTTCAGACTCGTATTTTCTCCTACGCTGATACCCAGAGGCACAGGCTTGGACCAAACTATCTGCTACTCCCACCCAACGCTCCCAAGTGTGCTCATCACAACAATCACCATGAAGGTTTTATGAATTTCATGCACAGGGATGAGGAG ATCAATTACTTCCCTTCAAGGTATGATCCTGTTCGTCATGCTGAGAGGTTCCCTATCCCTCCTGCTGTTTGCAGTGGAAGGCGTGAGAAG TGCATCATTGAGAAGGAGAACAACTTTAAACAGCCAGGAGAGAGATACCGATCCTGGGCACCAGACAG GCAAGAACGATTCATCTGCCGTTGGGTTGATGCCTTGTCTGATCCACGTGTCACTCATGAAATCCGCAGCATATGGATCACATACTGGTCTCAG GCTTGCAAATCTTTGGGTCAGAAGCTAGCATCTCGTCTCAATGTGAAGCCAAACATTTGA